From [Clostridium] symbiosum, a single genomic window includes:
- a CDS encoding LysR family transcriptional regulator, producing MTLNQLNYYVEIVRQGSFTKAAEKLFVSQSTLSKAIRALEEEFQMELINRGAKEFQLTAQGDVFYEYAVRILDFYHTQTQELFQRLHSANGTLKLGIPPTAGAIYFFSILYKFRETYPGIDLKIEEITSKAVHELVAAGKLDMGIVIEPFSDDKFYKRPSYTSEAVLLVSRKHPLAAKRSVSFSALRGEKFLLVTPDYMFHDVVLEKCREAGFVPDVTFESYQWELLFEMVADNQGICILPKPLVDKFNNTRVHQIHLKEPEFPWTLSLIYRKDKFITVPMQCFLDLCFGT from the coding sequence ATGACTTTAAATCAGCTGAATTATTATGTGGAAATTGTCCGGCAGGGAAGTTTCACCAAAGCCGCAGAGAAACTCTTTGTAAGCCAGTCGACACTCAGTAAGGCAATCCGGGCTCTGGAGGAAGAGTTTCAGATGGAGCTTATTAACCGGGGAGCCAAGGAGTTCCAGTTGACGGCGCAGGGCGATGTTTTTTACGAATATGCGGTCAGGATACTGGATTTTTATCATACACAGACGCAGGAACTGTTTCAGCGTCTTCACAGTGCAAACGGCACGCTGAAACTGGGAATTCCGCCGACGGCGGGAGCCATTTATTTCTTTTCGATTCTATATAAATTCCGAGAAACGTATCCGGGAATTGATCTTAAAATAGAGGAAATCACATCAAAAGCAGTCCATGAACTGGTGGCTGCCGGAAAACTGGATATGGGAATTGTGATAGAACCGTTTTCCGATGACAAATTTTACAAGCGGCCCAGCTACACCTCCGAGGCCGTTCTTCTGGTTTCCCGGAAGCATCCGCTTGCGGCAAAACGCAGCGTTTCATTTTCAGCCCTCCGGGGAGAGAAGTTCCTGCTCGTAACACCGGATTATATGTTCCATGACGTTGTATTGGAAAAATGCCGGGAGGCGGGATTTGTACCCGATGTCACGTTTGAGAGTTACCAGTGGGAACTGCTGTTTGAGATGGTAGCCGATAATCAGGGGATCTGCATACTGCCGAAACCGCTGGTGGACAAATTTAACAATACGCGGGTACATCAGATTCATTTAAAAGAACCCGAGTTCCCCTGGACTCTTTCGCTGATTTACCGCAAGGATAAATTTATCACGGTTCCGATGCAGTGTTTTCTGGATCTGTGTTTCGGAACATGA
- a CDS encoding DUF3870 domain-containing protein — protein MYNNDTLLIVGQAKPSREDAIYTLHGEFYISLVVEKDSGKILDIECNTILAVTRNFVASMFIGKSIKTDLDELERTIRERYFALTQKPLIACMKDAHNRYMMVTEKQ, from the coding sequence ATGTATAATAATGATACTCTGCTGATAGTAGGCCAGGCCAAACCGAGCCGGGAGGATGCCATCTATACCCTCCACGGAGAATTTTACATCAGCCTCGTAGTTGAAAAAGACTCGGGAAAGATCCTGGACATCGAATGCAATACCATCCTTGCCGTCACAAGGAATTTTGTAGCATCCATGTTTATCGGCAAAAGCATCAAAACGGATCTGGATGAACTGGAACGGACAATCAGGGAACGTTATTTTGCCCTGACCCAAAAACCGCTGATCGCCTGTATGAAAGACGCCCATAACCGGTATATGATGGTAACGGAAAAACAGTGA
- a CDS encoding sodium:alanine symporter family protein has protein sequence MDALLALVTKGNDFLWSFLLIVLLCGTGIYYTIRLKFIQVRKFGEGCRQVFGHIKLNGEKHEKGEMSPFQSIATAIAAQVGTGNLAGAATALIGGGPGAIFWMWVSAFFGMATIYAEAVLAQTYKTEVNGEVTGGPVYYIKAAFKGTFGKVLATLFAIFIILALGFMGNMVQSNSIGAAFVEVFHVFNLNIPPVAVGIVVAAFAAFIFLGGTQRLAAVVEKIVPIMAGVYIVGSVILIAMNFTQIPEAFRLIFVGAFDPQAVLAAGAGIAVKEAIRFGVARGLFSNEAGMGSTPHAHARAKAETPHQQGLCAMISVFVDTFIILNLTVFSVLTTGAMSSGKDGTALTQAAFMQGFGTFGIIFVAICLLFFAFSTILGWHFFGLINAKYLFGNNAAKVYSVIVVICIVIGSTLKLELVWSLADFFNGLMVIPNIMALLALSGVVIKAGQKLK, from the coding sequence ATGGACGCATTATTAGCATTGGTAACAAAAGGTAACGATTTTCTCTGGAGTTTTCTGCTGATCGTACTGTTATGCGGTACCGGTATTTACTACACAATCAGGCTGAAATTTATTCAGGTGAGAAAATTCGGTGAGGGATGCAGGCAGGTATTCGGCCATATCAAGTTGAATGGCGAAAAGCATGAAAAGGGTGAGATGAGCCCGTTCCAGTCTATTGCAACGGCAATCGCAGCACAGGTTGGTACCGGAAACCTGGCAGGTGCGGCAACGGCCCTGATCGGCGGCGGTCCGGGAGCGATTTTCTGGATGTGGGTCAGCGCTTTCTTCGGAATGGCTACTATTTATGCAGAGGCAGTACTTGCACAGACCTATAAAACCGAGGTAAACGGTGAAGTGACGGGAGGCCCTGTTTACTATATCAAGGCGGCCTTCAAGGGAACATTCGGTAAGGTGCTTGCCACTTTATTTGCAATTTTCATCATTCTGGCCCTGGGTTTTATGGGCAATATGGTTCAGTCCAACTCCATCGGAGCAGCTTTCGTGGAGGTGTTCCATGTATTTAACCTGAACATTCCTCCGGTAGCCGTAGGTATCGTCGTTGCAGCATTTGCAGCATTTATTTTCCTCGGCGGCACACAGAGGCTTGCAGCGGTAGTTGAAAAGATTGTTCCGATTATGGCAGGCGTTTACATTGTGGGAAGCGTTATCCTGATTGCAATGAATTTTACCCAGATTCCGGAGGCATTCAGATTGATTTTTGTGGGAGCCTTTGATCCCCAGGCAGTACTCGCTGCAGGCGCCGGTATTGCGGTAAAAGAAGCGATCCGTTTTGGCGTGGCAAGGGGATTATTCTCCAATGAGGCCGGTATGGGTTCCACACCGCATGCCCATGCAAGAGCAAAAGCGGAGACACCTCATCAGCAGGGACTCTGCGCTATGATCAGCGTGTTTGTCGATACATTTATTATCCTGAACCTGACCGTATTCTCCGTTCTTACAACAGGCGCAATGAGCTCCGGTAAAGACGGCACGGCTCTGACACAGGCCGCATTCATGCAGGGATTTGGTACATTTGGAATTATATTTGTGGCAATCTGCCTGCTGTTCTTTGCATTTTCAACAATCCTCGGCTGGCATTTCTTCGGGCTTATCAATGCAAAATACCTGTTCGGTAACAATGCCGCCAAGGTATATTCCGTGATTGTTGTCATTTGTATTGTGATTGGCTCAACCCTGAAGCTGGAACTTGTGTGGTCACTGGCAGACTTCTTCAACGGACTTATGGTAATTCCGAATATCATGGCGCTTTTGGCGCTCAGCGGAGTTGTTATAAAGGCAGGACAGAAGCTGAAATAG